One Candidatus Thioglobus sp. DNA segment encodes these proteins:
- a CDS encoding IclR family transcriptional regulator: protein MLSNSLNPEKKVTAIEKSLIIMSIFSMEKPSLSLKEICDQVGFNASTTYRILHTLSEYGYIIRTADKNYCIGTTPLSLSAIYQKTNQLTQISPIVDHIRDMTNETASFFIQQDNERICLYRAHSRDEIRHNIDVGTQLELNRGASGRVILAYGQRLQDKSGYFKNIRDKGYYLSVDEHNAALFAVAKPIMSESGHLIGALTISGPISRFNEEKIQSFLDLLAEQIEKVKIL from the coding sequence ATGTTATCAAATTCTCTGAATCCGGAAAAGAAAGTAACTGCTATTGAAAAAAGTTTAATTATTATGTCAATCTTTTCGATGGAAAAACCTTCCTTAAGCCTTAAAGAAATTTGTGATCAAGTTGGTTTTAACGCATCAACTACATACAGAATATTGCATACCTTATCAGAATATGGATACATTATTAGAACAGCTGATAAAAACTACTGCATTGGCACAACACCTTTATCTCTAAGTGCGATCTATCAAAAAACTAACCAATTAACGCAAATTAGTCCTATTGTTGATCATATTAGAGATATGACTAACGAAACGGCATCATTTTTTATTCAACAAGATAATGAGAGAATTTGCTTATATCGTGCACATTCGCGTGATGAAATTAGGCACAATATCGATGTAGGAACACAACTAGAACTTAATCGTGGCGCCTCAGGTAGGGTTATTTTGGCTTATGGTCAGCGCTTACAAGATAAGAGTGGCTATTTTAAAAATATCCGCGATAAAGGTTATTATCTGTCAGTAGATGAACACAATGCTGCTTTATTTGCTGTAGCTAAGCCTATTATGTCTGAAAGTGGACATCTTATTGGCGCTCTCACAATATCAGGACCAATAAGTCGTTTCAATGAAGAAAAAATTCAATCCTTTTTAGACTTATTAGCCGAACAAATTGAAAAAGTAAAAATTCTTTAA
- the greA gene encoding transcription elongation factor GreA yields the protein MESIPMTVGGAKALEAELLKLKDVTRFRIVEDIATARAHGDLKENAEYHAAKEEQSFCEGRIKEIESKLSRMQIIDVSKLVQNGRCVFGTTVSLMNVEDDSEITYQIVGEDEADIAQNKISCHSPIASALMGNEEGDEVTVKAPRGDIIYEILTVKYL from the coding sequence ATGGAAAGTATTCCAATGACAGTAGGCGGTGCAAAAGCATTGGAAGCTGAACTTTTAAAGCTTAAAGATGTTACTCGTTTTCGTATTGTTGAAGATATTGCCACTGCTCGAGCACATGGTGACTTGAAAGAAAATGCAGAGTATCATGCGGCAAAAGAAGAGCAAAGCTTTTGTGAAGGTAGAATTAAAGAGATTGAATCAAAGCTATCTCGTATGCAGATTATTGACGTTAGTAAGCTTGTTCAAAATGGCCGCTGTGTATTTGGAACAACAGTCAGTCTAATGAATGTCGAAGACGATAGTGAAATTACTTATCAAATTGTTGGCGAAGATGAGGCTGATATAGCTCAGAATAAAATCTCTTGTCATTCCCCTATTGCTAGCGCACTAATGGGCAATGAAGAGGGCGATGAGGTCACTGTAAAAGCCCCTAGAGGTGATATTATTTATGAAATCTTAACGGTTAAGTATCTTTAA
- the carB gene encoding carbamoyl-phosphate synthase large subunit yields the protein MPKRQDLKSILIIGAGPIVIGQACEFDYSGAQACKALREEGFRVILVNSNPATIMTDPQMADATYIEPIEWRTVEKIIEIEKPDALLPTMGGQTALNCALDLERHGILEKHGVEMIGAKKEAIDKAEDRDLFREAMLKIGLEMPKAAVAHTLEEAFAVQETVGYPTVIRPSFTMGGSGGGIAFNKEEFVEICERGLDLSPTNELLVEESILGWKEFEMEVVRDTKDNCIIICSIENFDPMGVHTGDSITVAPAQTLTDKEYQVMRNASLAVLREIGVDTGGSNVQFAVNPGNGRLTIIEMNPRVSRSSALASKATGFPIAKVAAKLAVGYTLDELDNDITGGKTPASFEPSIDYVVTKIPRFAFEKFPKADDRLTTQMKSVGEVMAMGSTFQESLQKAIRGLETDKVGLDPMVDLSADDARNKIRSECITARGERIFYLADAFRLGMSLEEVFELSKVDLWFLAQIKDLVSTEMQINGANLTDIEADEMFTLKRKGFSDARLGQLLNCNESSVRERRKVLNIKPVFKRVDSCAAEFDTQTAYLYSTYQQQCEANPTDKKKIMILGGGPNRIGQGIEFDYCCVHASLALREDGFETIMVNCNPETVSTDYDISDRLYFEPLTLEDVLAIVDIENPDGIIVHYGGQTPLKLAEALEKSGAKIIGTSPDAIDLAEDRERFSALLQELDLKQPLNGTARSLDQAQDIADAIGFPLVVRPSYVLGGRAMEIVYDKDSLDHYMHTAVKVSNDSPVLLDSFLDHAIEVDIDVISDGEDVVIGGIMQHIEQAGIHSGDSACSLPPYSLESGVLDQMREQVVAMAKALNVIGLMNTQLAYQDGEIYVIEVNPRASRTVPFVSKAIGVPLANIAARVMSGQTLKSLNFTKEIIPKHYSVKEAVFPFNKFLGVDPILGPEMRSTGEVMGIGDDFASAFDKAQLAAGSRAPEKGTVFISLRRLDRDYLVDLGEKLSYQGFNLVATRSNRDTLIEAGLECEMINKVSEGSPHIVDMIKNDTIDLIINSTEDTQGIEDAAVIRCQALVHKVAFITTVAAAFATLDGLKTHEEITVRTMQSLNN from the coding sequence ATGCCAAAAAGACAAGACCTAAAAAGTATTTTAATTATCGGTGCCGGGCCAATTGTTATTGGGCAGGCCTGTGAATTTGATTATTCTGGTGCACAAGCCTGTAAGGCACTAAGAGAGGAAGGTTTTCGCGTTATTCTGGTGAACTCTAATCCGGCAACCATAATGACCGATCCGCAAATGGCGGATGCTACTTACATTGAGCCCATTGAATGGCGCACAGTTGAAAAAATTATTGAGATTGAAAAGCCTGATGCGCTTTTGCCAACAATGGGCGGTCAAACTGCATTGAACTGTGCGCTTGATTTAGAACGTCATGGTATATTAGAAAAGCATGGTGTTGAGATGATTGGTGCCAAGAAAGAAGCGATTGATAAGGCTGAAGATCGAGATTTGTTCCGTGAAGCAATGCTTAAAATTGGTCTGGAAATGCCTAAAGCAGCAGTTGCTCATACATTAGAAGAAGCTTTTGCTGTTCAAGAGACGGTTGGCTACCCAACAGTTATTCGACCTTCTTTTACGATGGGTGGTTCAGGGGGAGGTATTGCTTTTAACAAAGAAGAATTTGTTGAAATTTGTGAGCGTGGATTAGACCTTTCACCGACGAATGAGCTATTGGTTGAAGAGTCAATCTTAGGCTGGAAAGAGTTTGAAATGGAAGTAGTGCGAGACACTAAAGACAATTGTATTATTATTTGTTCTATTGAGAACTTTGATCCAATGGGCGTTCATACAGGCGACTCCATTACAGTTGCTCCAGCACAGACTTTAACGGACAAAGAATACCAAGTTATGCGCAATGCTTCTTTGGCTGTTCTGCGCGAAATTGGTGTTGATACGGGTGGTTCAAATGTGCAATTCGCAGTTAACCCTGGTAATGGACGCCTGACTATTATTGAAATGAATCCTCGCGTATCTCGTTCATCAGCGTTAGCCTCTAAAGCAACTGGCTTTCCGATTGCTAAAGTTGCAGCAAAATTAGCAGTAGGTTATACGCTTGACGAACTTGATAATGATATTACAGGCGGGAAAACACCAGCTTCGTTTGAACCAAGTATTGACTACGTTGTTACTAAAATTCCTCGTTTTGCTTTCGAAAAATTCCCTAAAGCAGACGATCGCCTAACTACTCAAATGAAATCAGTGGGCGAAGTAATGGCCATGGGTTCAACATTCCAAGAGTCTTTACAAAAGGCAATAAGAGGCCTGGAGACTGATAAAGTTGGTCTTGATCCAATGGTTGATTTAAGTGCTGATGATGCACGTAATAAAATTCGTTCAGAGTGTATTACAGCTCGTGGTGAGCGTATTTTCTATCTTGCGGATGCTTTTAGATTGGGCATGAGTTTGGAAGAGGTGTTTGAATTATCTAAAGTAGATCTGTGGTTCTTGGCACAAATTAAAGATCTTGTATCGACAGAAATGCAGATTAATGGTGCAAACCTTACTGACATTGAGGCAGACGAAATGTTTACCTTAAAGCGTAAAGGATTTTCAGATGCGCGTCTTGGGCAATTGTTAAATTGTAACGAATCTTCAGTACGTGAACGACGTAAGGTGCTAAATATTAAACCAGTCTTTAAGCGTGTTGATAGTTGTGCTGCTGAATTTGACACACAAACTGCCTATCTTTATTCTACGTATCAGCAACAATGTGAAGCCAACCCAACGGATAAGAAAAAGATTATGATTTTGGGGGGTGGCCCAAATAGAATTGGTCAAGGCATTGAATTTGACTACTGTTGTGTCCACGCTTCTTTAGCATTACGTGAAGATGGCTTTGAAACCATTATGGTTAACTGTAATCCTGAGACAGTTTCAACCGATTATGATATTTCAGATCGCCTATATTTTGAACCGCTTACTTTAGAAGATGTTCTTGCGATAGTAGATATTGAAAATCCAGATGGTATTATTGTTCATTATGGTGGGCAAACCCCCCTTAAACTGGCAGAGGCTTTAGAAAAGAGCGGTGCAAAAATTATTGGCACCAGTCCAGATGCAATTGACTTAGCAGAAGATCGTGAGCGTTTTTCTGCTTTACTTCAAGAGCTTGACTTAAAGCAGCCTTTAAATGGGACTGCACGTTCATTAGATCAAGCACAAGATATTGCTGATGCTATTGGATTTCCATTAGTGGTTCGCCCATCTTATGTATTAGGTGGTCGTGCGATGGAAATTGTCTATGATAAAGATTCTCTAGACCACTATATGCATACTGCAGTTAAAGTTTCTAATGATTCCCCAGTGCTGCTTGACTCATTCTTAGATCATGCGATTGAAGTAGATATTGATGTTATTTCTGATGGTGAAGATGTTGTCATTGGCGGAATTATGCAGCATATTGAGCAAGCAGGTATTCATTCTGGAGATTCTGCGTGTTCATTGCCACCTTACTCTTTAGAGAGCGGTGTACTTGATCAAATGCGTGAACAGGTAGTTGCCATGGCTAAAGCGCTAAATGTTATTGGTTTAATGAATACTCAGCTAGCCTATCAAGACGGAGAAATTTATGTGATCGAGGTTAATCCTCGAGCATCTCGAACTGTTCCTTTCGTTTCTAAGGCAATTGGTGTGCCATTGGCTAATATTGCTGCACGTGTCATGTCGGGTCAAACACTTAAGTCGCTTAACTTTACAAAAGAGATTATTCCTAAGCATTACAGTGTCAAAGAGGCAGTATTTCCATTTAATAAGTTCCTAGGCGTAGATCCAATTTTAGGTCCAGAAATGCGTTCAACAGGTGAAGTGATGGGTATTGGTGATGATTTTGCCTCTGCTTTTGATAAGGCACAATTAGCTGCTGGATCACGTGCACCTGAAAAGGGCACTGTTTTTATCAGTCTTCGACGACTAGATCGCGATTACTTAGTTGATTTGGGTGAAAAATTATCTTATCAAGGGTTTAATTTAGTAGCTACGCGCAGTAACAGAGATACTCTAATTGAAGCAGGTCTAGAGTGTGAAATGATTAATAAGGTATCAGAAGGATCGCCACATATTGTTGATATGATTAAAAATGATACAATTGATTTAATTATTAATTCGACTGAAGATACTCAGGGTATTGAAGATGCTGCTGTCATTCGTTGTCAAGCTTTAGTTCATAAGGTGGCCTTTATAACCACTGTAGCTGCAGCATTTGCTACGCTTGATGGTTTAAAGACGCATGAAGAGATTACAGTGAGAACTATGCAATCTCTCAATAATTAA
- a CDS encoding VacJ family lipoprotein: MKKLLISLLLLVFSTVTIAEEVDPFEETNRAVYEFNEAIDDNLLEPVSRAYKDNTPDFLQNRVSHFFGNLRDVSTLANQILQFKIEQGAITLSRVLVNSTIGLYGLFDVATDMSLTTENEDFGQTLAVWGVDSGPFIMLPLMGPSTLRDGAGMYVDMTSDANLVNELDDVGALSASAMNIIDKRVELLPITDLLDQSDDPYITMRSSYLQKRKFDIFDGNLPVEKDEF, encoded by the coding sequence ATGAAAAAATTATTAATAAGCTTGTTATTGTTGGTATTCAGTACAGTTACGATAGCAGAAGAAGTGGACCCGTTTGAAGAAACGAATAGGGCAGTCTATGAGTTTAATGAGGCCATCGATGATAATTTACTAGAGCCAGTTTCACGTGCTTATAAAGATAATACGCCTGATTTTTTACAAAATCGAGTCAGTCATTTTTTTGGTAATTTACGTGATGTGTCAACACTAGCTAATCAAATATTACAATTTAAAATTGAGCAAGGTGCTATCACATTAAGCCGTGTCCTTGTGAACTCTACTATTGGTTTGTATGGATTATTTGACGTTGCTACTGATATGAGTCTAACAACCGAAAACGAAGATTTTGGTCAAACACTTGCAGTTTGGGGTGTGGATAGCGGGCCTTTTATTATGCTACCTTTGATGGGTCCATCGACGCTTAGAGATGGCGCAGGCATGTATGTTGATATGACCTCAGATGCAAATTTAGTTAATGAATTAGATGATGTTGGCGCTCTTAGTGCCAGTGCTATGAATATTATTGATAAGAGAGTTGAGCTACTACCTATCACTGATTTATTAGATCAGTCAGATGATCCTTATATTACGATGAGATCTTCTTATCTACAAAAGCGCAAGTTTGATATTTTTGATGGCAATCTGCCAGTTGAAAAAGACGAATTTTAA
- the carA gene encoding glutamine-hydrolyzing carbamoyl-phosphate synthase small subunit, with translation MPQVALLALEDGQIFYGKSIGSSGETLGEVVFNTSMTGYQEILTDPSYTQQIVALTYPHIGNTGTNVVDEESSKVYAAGLIIRDLPLLHSNWRNTMPLDEYLRVNNIVAISDIDTRALTRHLRLMGSLKGCIVTGENIDEAAAIKKAQAFSGLKNTDLAKVVSTTKTYTFNKGSYFLEKGEFADLDAKFKVVVYDYGVKTNILRMLVDRGCDLTVVNAQTPVSDVLAMNPDGVFLSNGPGDPEPCDYAIANIKALLEKNMPIFGICLGHQLLALASGAKTQKMKFGHHGANHPVQDLDSKQVMITSQNHGFAVAEENIPNNLKVTHRSLFDDTIQGVRVTGKKAFSFQGHPEASPGPHDVSGLFDTFIQEMNL, from the coding sequence GTGCCACAAGTTGCCTTATTAGCATTAGAAGATGGTCAGATTTTTTACGGAAAATCTATAGGCAGTTCAGGTGAAACACTGGGTGAGGTGGTGTTCAATACCTCAATGACCGGCTATCAAGAAATTCTTACTGATCCATCTTATACCCAACAAATTGTTGCATTGACTTATCCTCATATTGGTAATACAGGTACAAACGTTGTTGATGAAGAATCTTCAAAAGTTTATGCAGCTGGATTGATTATTCGAGATCTGCCGTTATTGCACAGTAATTGGCGAAATACAATGCCATTAGATGAATATCTACGAGTCAATAATATCGTCGCTATTAGTGATATTGATACACGTGCACTAACTCGCCACTTACGCTTAATGGGTTCTCTGAAGGGCTGTATTGTCACAGGTGAAAACATTGATGAAGCTGCAGCTATTAAAAAAGCACAAGCTTTTTCAGGATTAAAAAATACTGACTTGGCTAAGGTAGTTTCTACCACTAAAACATATACATTCAATAAGGGCTCTTATTTTTTAGAAAAGGGCGAATTCGCCGATTTGGATGCTAAATTTAAAGTGGTAGTTTATGACTATGGTGTTAAGACAAACATTTTAAGGATGTTAGTTGATAGAGGCTGTGACTTAACGGTAGTAAATGCACAAACACCAGTATCTGATGTTTTAGCCATGAATCCGGACGGTGTATTCTTATCAAATGGGCCTGGCGATCCAGAGCCATGTGATTATGCTATTGCTAATATTAAAGCCTTATTAGAAAAAAATATGCCAATTTTTGGTATTTGCTTAGGTCATCAATTACTAGCATTAGCCAGCGGCGCCAAAACGCAGAAAATGAAGTTTGGTCATCATGGTGCTAATCATCCTGTTCAAGATTTAGACTCTAAGCAAGTTATGATTACCTCGCAAAATCATGGCTTTGCAGTGGCAGAAGAAAACATACCGAACAATTTAAAAGTAACTCACCGATCACTATTTGATGACACCATTCAAGGTGTTAGAGTAACAGGCAAGAAAGCATTTAGTTTTCAGGGTCATCCAGAAGCTTCACCTGGACCTCATGATGTGAGCGGATTATTTGACACCTTTATTCAGGAGATGAATTTATGA
- a CDS encoding heavy-metal-associated domain-containing protein has product MEITVDNIKCGGCSGSITKKLTEVFNTDKINVDIEQGIINIDLADSKKNELVKVLLDLGYPETDSVHGFDSAKAKAKSFVSCAIGTMNK; this is encoded by the coding sequence ATGGAAATTACAGTAGATAATATTAAATGTGGTGGCTGTTCTGGCTCAATTACTAAAAAATTAACCGAGGTTTTTAACACGGATAAAATCAATGTAGATATTGAGCAAGGCATCATCAATATCGACCTAGCTGATTCTAAAAAAAATGAACTGGTTAAAGTATTATTAGATTTAGGTTACCCAGAAACTGACTCAGTCCATGGCTTTGATTCAGCCAAGGCTAAGGCTAAATCATTTGTTTCTTGTGCTATCGGGACAATGAATAAATGA
- the thiS gene encoding sulfur carrier protein ThiS, which yields MIVVVNGKELETKSSATAEYLISQLNYQDQRIALEINETIIPKSRHADFALKESDKIEIIKAVGGG from the coding sequence ATGATTGTAGTGGTTAACGGTAAAGAGCTGGAAACTAAAAGCTCAGCCACAGCTGAGTATTTAATCAGTCAACTAAACTATCAAGATCAGCGCATCGCTTTAGAAATCAATGAAACTATTATTCCTAAATCTAGGCACGCTGATTTTGCATTAAAAGAAAGCGATAAGATTGAGATTATTAAAGCAGTTGGTGGTGGCTAA
- a CDS encoding tRNA (5-methylaminomethyl-2-thiouridylate)-methyltransferase, with the protein MTNKKQIKAVSLISGGLDSLLSTKLLLDQGIHVEGINFFTGFCVEGHTHAIRKQKNDKPKRNNALWVAEQLGIKLHIIDVIEEYRDVLLNPKHGYGKNMNPCLDCKGFMVKKAKQWMEDNEFDFIITGEVMGQRPMSQRKDTMPVVQEESGADDLLLRPLCAKHLPETKPEKEGWIDREKLLDFTGRNRKPQIALAKSYGFEDYATPAGGCCFLTDKQYSDKLVDMWQSRGNRDYQLDDLMMLKVGRHIRPNQRFKMIVAREEGEVKFLEGYRNQYANLYSTSCKGPIALIDGEPNQEDLKIAARVLARYSQDREQPSVDIEVKLNVGVAQQFSVKPLGVDEIPKAWFV; encoded by the coding sequence ATGACAAATAAAAAACAAATTAAAGCAGTATCTCTAATTTCAGGTGGATTAGACTCCCTATTGAGTACTAAATTACTACTTGACCAAGGCATTCATGTTGAAGGAATTAATTTTTTCACTGGATTTTGTGTAGAAGGCCATACTCATGCTATTCGTAAACAAAAAAATGATAAGCCAAAACGTAATAATGCACTTTGGGTGGCGGAGCAATTAGGTATTAAATTGCATATTATTGATGTAATCGAAGAGTATCGCGATGTACTTTTAAATCCAAAGCATGGTTATGGCAAAAACATGAATCCTTGTTTAGATTGTAAAGGTTTTATGGTTAAAAAAGCTAAGCAATGGATGGAAGATAACGAGTTTGACTTTATTATTACTGGTGAGGTTATGGGCCAACGCCCAATGTCCCAGCGCAAAGACACTATGCCAGTTGTACAAGAAGAATCGGGTGCAGATGATTTGTTATTACGCCCGTTGTGCGCAAAACATTTGCCCGAAACCAAGCCAGAAAAAGAAGGGTGGATAGATCGAGAGAAGCTACTTGATTTTACTGGGCGTAATCGAAAGCCGCAAATAGCTTTGGCAAAATCCTATGGTTTTGAGGATTACGCAACGCCTGCAGGTGGTTGTTGTTTCTTAACAGACAAGCAATATTCTGATAAGTTAGTTGATATGTGGCAATCCCGTGGTAATCGTGATTATCAATTAGATGATTTAATGATGCTTAAAGTTGGTCGCCACATTCGTCCCAATCAACGTTTTAAAATGATTGTTGCCAGAGAAGAGGGCGAGGTGAAATTTCTTGAAGGTTATAGAAACCAATATGCTAACCTTTATTCAACTAGCTGTAAGGGTCCAATTGCATTGATTGATGGTGAGCCGAATCAAGAAGATCTTAAAATTGCTGCTCGAGTTTTGGCGCGATATTCACAAGATCGAGAACAACCAAGTGTTGATATTGAAGTGAAGTTGAATGTTGGTGTGGCCCAACAATTCAGTGTAAAGCCGCTAGGGGTAGATGAAATTCCTAAAGCGTGGTTTGTTTAA
- the prmA gene encoding 50S ribosomal protein L11 methyltransferase, whose product MDWMQLTLQTNKDQADFVSEILIGLGSTSVTFSDTKDDAIFEPPVGETPLWNNVTITALFDLKIDQANISHMLENICHINELNFELLKGRVWEDECKKDFHAMQFGKRIWVCPSWEGAANLPDDAIIIDMDPGLAFGTGTHQTTDLCLQYLDNNAPIDCSVIDYGSGTGILAIAAIKLGAKKAIAVDNDPQAIISTISNTEVNHVQDKVRVLHVNDEGNLDKVDLLIANILANPLVDLCEHFSSLVKTGGSVALSGIMEHQLPMILETYGVYFKELKVVQKDEWCQVSGQRK is encoded by the coding sequence ATGGACTGGATGCAATTAACCCTTCAAACAAATAAAGATCAGGCAGATTTTGTCAGTGAAATTCTTATAGGGCTGGGTAGTACTTCTGTCACCTTTAGTGATACGAAAGATGATGCTATTTTTGAACCGCCCGTTGGTGAAACGCCTTTATGGAATAATGTAACCATCACTGCTTTATTTGATTTAAAAATTGACCAGGCAAATATCAGCCATATGCTTGAGAATATTTGCCATATTAATGAGCTAAATTTTGAGTTACTCAAAGGGCGTGTTTGGGAGGATGAGTGTAAAAAAGACTTTCATGCCATGCAATTCGGAAAAAGAATTTGGGTATGCCCTTCTTGGGAGGGTGCTGCCAATTTACCAGATGATGCTATTATCATTGATATGGATCCAGGCTTGGCGTTTGGCACGGGAACGCATCAAACGACCGATTTATGCCTGCAATATTTAGATAACAATGCACCTATTGATTGTTCGGTGATTGATTATGGCTCTGGCACAGGAATTTTAGCGATTGCTGCGATAAAATTAGGCGCTAAAAAAGCCATTGCTGTTGATAATGATCCTCAGGCTATTATTTCCACAATTAGCAATACTGAGGTAAATCATGTTCAAGATAAGGTTCGTGTATTACATGTAAATGACGAAGGTAACTTAGATAAAGTAGATTTACTCATTGCAAATATTTTGGCAAATCCTTTGGTAGATTTATGCGAGCATTTTTCAAGTTTAGTGAAGACGGGGGGTAGTGTTGCACTGTCAGGTATTATGGAACACCAACTACCAATGATACTTGAGACTTATGGCGTGTATTTTAAAGAGCTGAAAGTGGTGCAAAAAGATGAGTGGTGCCAAGTAAGCGGACAACGTAAATAA
- a CDS encoding TusE/DsrC/DsvC family sulfur relay protein has translation MALERTGNGYLVDPSIWTEEIMHEMATEDEIELSDSQVAQILAARDYFSENSSVPPIRTFSKVVGIDKKILFKEWLTGPMKPITKYGGMPQPTGCV, from the coding sequence ATGGCATTAGAAAGAACAGGTAACGGTTACTTAGTTGATCCATCAATTTGGACTGAAGAAATCATGCACGAAATGGCAACAGAGGATGAAATAGAATTATCAGATTCTCAAGTAGCTCAAATTCTTGCTGCAAGAGATTATTTTTCTGAAAACTCTTCAGTGCCGCCAATTAGAACATTTTCAAAAGTAGTTGGCATTGATAAAAAGATTCTTTTTAAAGAATGGCTAACTGGTCCTATGAAACCTATTACTAAATATGGTGGAATGCCTCAGCCAACTGGTTGTGTATAA